A genomic region of Rhizobium sp. NXC24 contains the following coding sequences:
- a CDS encoding Zn-dependent hydrolase encodes MNQPKRHNLPVNADRIAEDIDALAGITEPDHPWTRRAFSPLFLEGRAYIEARMKAAGLETRIDAGGNLIGRRAGTKPGLGTILVGSHSDTVPDGGRFDGIAGTIAALEVARSLRDRDIELDHDLEIVDFLAEEVSIFGVSCIGSRGMTGQIPEAWLTRTSGNRTLSQGIAEVGGDPSVLLAQKRPDLAGFLELHIEQGPVLEAENKDIGIVTAIAGITRIEITVEGRADHAGTTPMDRRADALVAASQLVLDIRQRAAEQAKTPGHFAATVGEFRIEPNAANVVPSKVVLLIDGRAEIRSDMEEFLAWIDGAVQQIATAYGVTIKPPVRVSDNFPTPGAPALLETLERACDTVGAKHRRMASGAGHDTAWIAKVAPAAMIFVPCKEGRSHCAEEWAENDDIAMGAAVLFEAVRDMDKNLKQNRE; translated from the coding sequence ATGAACCAACCGAAACGCCACAATCTGCCCGTCAACGCCGACCGCATCGCCGAAGATATCGATGCGCTGGCAGGGATCACCGAACCCGATCACCCTTGGACGCGCCGCGCCTTCTCGCCGCTGTTTCTGGAAGGTCGTGCTTACATTGAGGCGCGGATGAAAGCCGCCGGACTGGAAACCCGCATCGATGCCGGCGGCAACCTGATCGGCAGGCGCGCAGGCACAAAGCCCGGTCTCGGCACGATCCTCGTCGGCTCGCATTCCGATACCGTTCCCGATGGCGGCCGTTTCGACGGCATCGCGGGTACGATTGCCGCGCTCGAGGTCGCGCGCTCCTTGAGAGATCGCGATATCGAGCTCGATCATGATCTGGAGATTGTCGATTTTCTGGCTGAGGAAGTCAGCATCTTCGGCGTATCCTGCATCGGCAGCCGCGGCATGACCGGGCAGATCCCCGAGGCGTGGCTCACACGCACCAGCGGTAACCGCACGCTTTCCCAGGGGATTGCTGAAGTCGGTGGCGACCCCTCCGTGCTGCTCGCACAGAAGCGCCCGGATCTCGCCGGTTTCCTGGAGCTGCATATCGAGCAGGGTCCCGTGCTGGAGGCCGAGAACAAGGATATCGGCATCGTCACCGCGATCGCCGGAATCACCCGCATCGAGATCACTGTCGAAGGCCGCGCCGACCATGCCGGCACGACGCCGATGGACCGCCGCGCGGATGCGCTGGTGGCCGCCTCGCAGCTCGTGCTCGACATCCGCCAGCGCGCTGCTGAACAGGCGAAGACGCCGGGTCATTTCGCCGCGACCGTGGGCGAATTCCGCATCGAGCCGAATGCCGCCAATGTGGTGCCTTCCAAGGTGGTGCTGCTGATCGACGGCCGCGCCGAAATTCGCAGCGACATGGAAGAGTTCCTGGCCTGGATCGATGGTGCCGTTCAACAGATAGCTACGGCTTACGGAGTGACGATCAAGCCACCCGTCCGCGTCTCCGACAATTTTCCAACGCCGGGTGCTCCCGCTCTGCTCGAAACGCTCGAGCGCGCCTGCGACACAGTCGGCGCAAAGCATCGCCGCATGGCGTCTGGCGCCGGCCACGACACGGCCTGGATCGCCAAGGTCGCCCCAGCCGCCATGATCTTCGTGCCCTGCAAGGAAGGCCGCAGCCATTGCGCCGAGGAATGGGCCGAGAATGACGATATCGCCATGGGCGCCGCCGTTCTTTTCGAAGCGGTGCGCGACATGGACAAGAACCTCAAACAGAACCGGGAGTAG
- a CDS encoding amidohydrolase family protein — MADFDLVLQGTVVLPERIVEQGYVAVRDGKIAEIGIGVPPAAHERHLLGKALILPGAIDAQVHSLSQKDQEDFIWSTRSAAAGGVTTIVDMPYDEGNLVCSATAVKKKVDHASPQARVDFALYGTVDPEEGPARIHEMVEAGVAAVKFSTFGTDPKRFPRIPPALLDACFAAIAPTGVTAGVHNEDDEAVRTYMEQIKASGITDYRAHGLSRPPITELLAMHTIFETGAHTGCPAHVVHCSLGRGYDIARAYRRDGFEATVECCIHYLTLDEENDVKRLGGKAKINPPIRPRAEVETLWRKVAEGNVWLVSTDHVSWSENRKTNPDMLANASGVPGLEVMVPLFVKGALERGVPLTWAAKLMAENPARHFRLDHIKGALTPGKDADIVVLEPRETVYDAASSGNNVVDWSPYNGIRLPWTVSATYLRGTQIADGNKVLAEPGSGRFVRPLPRQIIAGETA; from the coding sequence ATGGCTGACTTCGATCTCGTTCTGCAAGGCACGGTGGTTCTGCCCGAGCGTATCGTGGAACAGGGTTATGTCGCCGTGCGCGACGGCAAGATCGCTGAGATCGGCATCGGCGTCCCACCCGCAGCGCATGAACGGCATCTGCTCGGAAAAGCACTGATCCTGCCCGGCGCGATCGACGCGCAGGTGCATTCGCTCTCTCAGAAAGACCAAGAGGATTTCATCTGGTCGACGCGCTCGGCCGCGGCTGGCGGCGTCACCACCATCGTCGACATGCCCTATGATGAAGGCAATCTCGTCTGTTCGGCGACGGCGGTGAAGAAGAAGGTCGACCATGCCTCTCCGCAGGCCCGCGTCGACTTCGCGCTTTACGGCACGGTCGACCCGGAAGAAGGGCCTGCACGCATCCACGAAATGGTGGAGGCCGGTGTCGCCGCCGTCAAATTCTCGACATTCGGCACGGACCCCAAGCGCTTCCCGCGCATTCCGCCCGCCCTGCTCGACGCCTGCTTTGCAGCGATTGCACCGACGGGAGTGACGGCCGGCGTGCATAACGAGGACGATGAAGCGGTTCGGACCTATATGGAGCAGATCAAGGCAAGCGGCATCACCGATTACCGCGCGCACGGCCTGTCACGGCCGCCGATCACCGAATTGCTCGCCATGCATACGATCTTCGAGACAGGCGCCCACACCGGCTGCCCGGCGCATGTGGTGCATTGCTCGCTCGGCCGCGGCTACGATATTGCCCGCGCTTACCGCCGCGACGGCTTCGAGGCGACGGTAGAATGTTGCATTCACTATCTGACGCTGGACGAGGAAAACGACGTGAAGCGCCTTGGCGGCAAGGCGAAGATCAATCCGCCGATCCGCCCACGCGCCGAAGTGGAGACGCTATGGCGCAAGGTGGCGGAAGGCAATGTCTGGCTCGTCTCGACGGACCATGTGAGCTGGTCGGAGAACCGCAAGACCAATCCGGATATGCTGGCGAATGCGTCGGGCGTTCCAGGCCTTGAAGTCATGGTGCCGCTTTTCGTCAAGGGCGCGTTGGAGCGTGGCGTGCCACTTACTTGGGCGGCGAAGCTGATGGCGGAAAATCCCGCCAGGCATTTTCGTCTCGATCATATCAAGGGCGCGCTGACGCCTGGCAAGGATGCCGACATCGTCGTGCTGGAACCGCGCGAAACCGTCTACGACGCCGCTTCGAGCGGCAACAATGTCGTCGACTGGAGCCCCTATAACGGCATCCGCCTGCCTTGGACGGTATCCGCCACCTATCTCAGAGGCACACAAATTGCCGATGGAAACAAAGTGCTGGCCGAGCCCGGCAGCGGCAGATTTGTCCGCCCGCTTCCTCGCCAGATTATCGCCGGAGAGACTGCCTGA
- a CDS encoding aromatic amino acid lyase — protein sequence MERQKASIELTGQPLGFSDLVRIGAGVVMPTASESGLVRVRAAREVLESTIESGMPVYGSTTGVGAMKDVEWSPEDLDTFNLGLVRAHHFGTGAPFSMSVVRNAMAIRVNTALTGRVGCSPELIDAYLQLLNADVIPVVRRTGSIGCADIGLMGQIGAVLTGVGEAVYHGRRMQAADAFAAAGIRPVRMLPRDSLASLSVNAVSFAAAAETTRNAASSIRVLLATGMMAAGALGASRDPWHSVRHVGTAREALIGSWLCNASEEWPWPVATHVQDPLSLRMIGQVFGAVIENLLSAGHKILAATGRSDDNPVIVDGRVMTSGGSLPLDVTILLEAAVICMAHAARNAFNRCVLLGNGQRRGLPVNLVPEGKIATGFGPIIKLAGEIFSRVLSMSNPVSAQSLVVAAGMEDEAAFLPLVIERFERQMRALKRLAALEALLSAQAIDILGDKPEGVARMLYDVVRKHADFYVVDRPLSAEVEAIEEELGSEAFVSEMIAQAPILAYDDFFALGSLERVEERLYRDTVVI from the coding sequence ATGGAGCGTCAGAAAGCCAGCATCGAACTCACCGGACAGCCCTTGGGCTTCAGCGATCTGGTGCGGATCGGCGCAGGCGTCGTGATGCCCACGGCATCGGAAAGCGGCCTGGTGCGCGTGCGCGCGGCGCGCGAAGTCCTCGAAAGCACGATCGAGTCCGGCATGCCCGTTTATGGCTCGACCACCGGCGTCGGAGCGATGAAGGATGTGGAGTGGTCTCCGGAAGACCTCGACACCTTCAATCTCGGCCTGGTGCGCGCCCATCATTTCGGCACCGGCGCGCCTTTTTCCATGTCCGTCGTGCGCAATGCCATGGCGATCCGGGTCAATACTGCGCTGACCGGCCGGGTTGGCTGCTCGCCGGAACTGATCGACGCCTATCTCCAGCTTCTGAACGCGGATGTCATTCCCGTCGTGCGGCGCACCGGCTCGATCGGCTGCGCCGATATCGGCCTCATGGGCCAGATCGGCGCGGTGCTGACCGGGGTCGGCGAAGCCGTCTATCACGGCCGGCGCATGCAGGCAGCCGACGCCTTTGCCGCGGCCGGCATCAGGCCGGTGAGAATGCTGCCGCGCGACAGCCTGGCCTCGCTCAGCGTCAACGCCGTCAGTTTCGCGGCGGCGGCCGAGACGACCCGCAATGCCGCCTCCTCGATCCGCGTGCTGCTCGCAACCGGCATGATGGCGGCCGGCGCGCTTGGTGCCTCGCGTGATCCCTGGCATTCGGTGCGCCATGTCGGCACGGCGCGCGAAGCGCTGATCGGCTCCTGGCTCTGCAACGCCTCCGAAGAATGGCCTTGGCCCGTCGCAACGCATGTGCAGGACCCCTTGAGCCTGCGCATGATCGGTCAGGTCTTCGGCGCGGTGATCGAAAATCTCCTGTCCGCCGGTCACAAAATCCTGGCCGCGACCGGCCGCTCCGACGACAATCCCGTCATCGTCGACGGTCGCGTCATGACGTCGGGTGGTTCCTTGCCCCTTGATGTAACGATCCTGCTCGAGGCAGCAGTCATCTGCATGGCGCATGCGGCGCGCAATGCCTTCAACCGCTGCGTCCTGCTCGGCAATGGCCAGCGGCGCGGCCTGCCGGTCAATCTGGTGCCGGAGGGCAAAATCGCCACCGGCTTCGGCCCGATCATCAAGCTTGCCGGCGAGATCTTTTCGCGGGTGCTCTCCATGTCCAATCCGGTATCGGCGCAGTCGCTGGTGGTCGCCGCTGGCATGGAGGATGAAGCCGCTTTCCTGCCGCTGGTCATCGAACGTTTTGAGCGGCAGATGCGGGCGTTGAAGCGCCTTGCGGCACTGGAAGCCCTGCTCTCGGCGCAGGCGATCGACATTCTCGGCGACAAGCCGGAAGGCGTGGCCCGCATGCTTTACGACGTCGTACGCAAACATGCCGACTTCTATGTCGTCGACCGACCGCTGTCGGCTGAAGTGGAAGCGATCGAAGAAGAACTGGGTTCAGAGGCCTTCGTATCCGAAATGATCGCCCAGGCGCCGATCCTCGCCTACGATGACTTCTTTGCCCTTGGCTCGCTGGAGCGGGTCGAAGAGCGGCTTTATCGCGACACCGTCGTGATCTGA
- the ubiB gene encoding 2-polyprenylphenol 6-hydroxylase: MSAFNAYFGLIRVGWVMVREGVVIALPSEGLPPSVSLAKSFVSIFARKRAKTQARSDRLAKAVERLGPSYVKIGQFLATRPDVVGVDMANDLSQLQDRMAFFPNAAARAAIEGSLGRPIDDLYVSFDEPIAAASIAQVHPAEVQTAEGRKRVAVKVVRPGVRQRFVNDIKAMYLVAGLQERFMPSSRRLRPVEVTRTLEQTTKVEMDLRLEAAALSEIAENTEKDPGFRVPKVDWERTGRDVITMEWIDGVKMSDVEGLKAAGHNLNLLADTLIQSFLRHTLRDGFFHADMHPGNLFVDAQGQIVAVDMGIVGRLGKKERRFLAEILYGFITRDYIRVAEVHFEAGYVPGHHNTESFAQAIRAIGEPIHGQPAETISMGKLLTLLFEVTELFDMETRPELVMLQKTMVVVEGVSRMLNPRFNMWKASEPVVGDWIRTNLGPKRIVTDLKDGLKAAVKLAEAAPEIAAKTEKFHHELLAMSENGLRFDPQTAEAIGKAEAKHSRYGRLALWIIALTLLYIAWHLS, encoded by the coding sequence ATGAGTGCTTTTAACGCATATTTCGGCCTCATCAGGGTCGGCTGGGTGATGGTGCGCGAAGGCGTGGTCATCGCGCTTCCGTCCGAGGGATTGCCGCCCTCCGTCAGCCTCGCGAAATCCTTCGTCAGCATTTTTGCCCGCAAACGCGCCAAGACCCAGGCGCGCAGCGATCGCCTCGCCAAGGCCGTCGAGCGTCTCGGACCTTCCTATGTGAAAATCGGCCAGTTCCTGGCGACGCGCCCCGATGTCGTCGGCGTCGACATGGCCAACGACCTGTCGCAGTTGCAGGACCGCATGGCTTTCTTCCCGAATGCGGCGGCAAGGGCCGCGATCGAGGGTTCACTCGGCCGTCCGATCGATGACCTCTATGTAAGCTTTGACGAACCGATTGCCGCCGCGTCGATTGCCCAGGTACATCCAGCGGAAGTGCAGACGGCGGAAGGCCGCAAGCGCGTTGCCGTCAAGGTTGTCCGGCCCGGCGTACGCCAGCGTTTCGTCAACGATATCAAGGCGATGTATCTTGTCGCCGGTCTGCAGGAACGCTTTATGCCGTCGAGTCGCCGCTTGAGGCCCGTCGAAGTAACGCGAACGCTGGAGCAGACAACTAAGGTCGAGATGGATCTGCGGCTCGAGGCGGCAGCACTTTCCGAGATCGCCGAAAACACCGAGAAGGACCCGGGCTTCCGCGTCCCCAAGGTCGATTGGGAGCGCACCGGCCGCGACGTCATCACCATGGAATGGATCGACGGCGTCAAGATGTCCGATGTCGAGGGGCTGAAGGCCGCCGGCCATAATCTCAATCTGCTCGCCGACACGCTGATCCAATCCTTCCTGCGGCATACGCTGCGCGACGGCTTCTTTCATGCCGACATGCATCCCGGCAATCTCTTCGTCGACGCCCAAGGGCAAATCGTCGCCGTCGACATGGGCATCGTCGGACGGCTCGGCAAAAAGGAACGCCGTTTCCTTGCCGAAATCCTCTATGGCTTCATCACGCGCGATTATATCCGCGTCGCCGAGGTGCATTTCGAGGCCGGTTACGTGCCGGGGCATCACAATACCGAAAGTTTTGCGCAGGCAATCCGCGCCATCGGCGAGCCGATCCACGGCCAGCCGGCCGAAACGATCTCCATGGGTAAGCTGCTGACGCTGCTCTTCGAAGTGACCGAACTTTTCGATATGGAGACGCGGCCGGAACTAGTCATGCTGCAGAAGACCATGGTCGTGGTCGAGGGCGTGTCGCGCATGCTCAATCCGCGCTTCAACATGTGGAAGGCTTCGGAACCTGTCGTCGGCGACTGGATCCGCACCAATCTCGGTCCCAAACGTATCGTAACCGACCTGAAGGACGGTTTGAAAGCGGCTGTGAAACTCGCCGAAGCGGCCCCCGAAATCGCCGCCAAGACCGAGAAATTCCACCATGAACTCCTCGCCATGAGCGAAAACGGTCTGCGCTTCGACCCTCAGACGGCGGAGGCGATCGGCAAGGCCGAGGCGAAGCACAGCCGTTATGGGCGCTTGGCGCTCTGGATCATCGCGCTCACGCTGCTTTACATTGCATGGCATTTGAGCTGA
- the ubiE gene encoding bifunctional demethylmenaquinone methyltransferase/2-methoxy-6-polyprenyl-1,4-benzoquinol methylase UbiE, which yields MAESRTSADGGMETSYGFREVADGEKQGLVNEVFHKVAKRYDIMNDVMSMGLHRAWKDAMIAVLNPRKDAGYKVLDVAGGTGDIAFRIVEASNRLAHATVLDINGSMLGVGAERAAKKKLTDNLTFVEANAEELPFETNSFDAYTIAFGIRNVPRIDVALKEAYRVLKRGGRLLVLEFSEVDLPLLDRVYDAWSFNAIPQFGKAITGDAEPYQYLVESIRKFPNQQDFATMIREAGFSRVSFTNYTGGIAALHSGWKL from the coding sequence ATGGCAGAAAGCCGCACCTCCGCCGATGGCGGCATGGAAACATCCTATGGCTTCCGCGAAGTGGCCGATGGTGAGAAGCAGGGCCTCGTCAACGAGGTGTTCCACAAGGTCGCCAAGCGCTACGACATCATGAACGACGTCATGTCCATGGGCCTGCACCGGGCCTGGAAGGATGCGATGATCGCCGTGCTCAATCCGCGCAAGGACGCTGGCTATAAGGTCCTCGACGTCGCCGGCGGTACGGGCGACATCGCCTTCCGCATCGTCGAGGCCTCGAACCGGCTGGCGCACGCGACCGTGCTCGACATCAACGGCTCGATGCTGGGTGTCGGCGCGGAACGCGCTGCGAAGAAGAAGCTCACCGATAATCTCACCTTTGTCGAGGCCAATGCCGAGGAACTGCCCTTCGAGACCAATTCCTTCGACGCCTATACGATCGCCTTCGGCATCCGCAACGTGCCGCGTATCGATGTGGCGCTGAAGGAAGCCTATCGCGTGCTGAAGCGGGGCGGGCGGCTGCTGGTGCTGGAATTTTCCGAAGTCGACCTGCCGCTGCTCGACCGTGTCTACGATGCCTGGTCCTTCAACGCCATTCCGCAGTTCGGCAAGGCGATCACCGGCGATGCCGAACCCTATCAGTATCTTGTGGAATCGATCCGTAAATTTCCGAACCAGCAGGATTTCGCGACGATGATCCGCGAGGCCGGCTTTTCGCGCGTGAGCTTTACCAATTATACCGGCGGCATCGCCGCCCTGCACTCCGGCTGGAAGCTCTGA
- the mutM gene encoding bifunctional DNA-formamidopyrimidine glycosylase/DNA-(apurinic or apyrimidinic site) lyase: MPELPEVETVRRGLAPSMEGALLAELELRRNDLRFPFPAEFSRLVSGRGITSLSRRAKYLLIDLDDGMTIVSHLGMSGSFRVESDAAAEAPGTFHHPRSKDEKHDHVVFHLKGANGSARVIYNDPRRFGFMDIVRRADLASHPSFRDLGPEPTGNELSADYLAERFSGKAQPLKSALLDQKNIAGLGNIYVCEALWRSHLSPLRAAGTLVSEAGMPKEELLRLVVAIREVIADAIAAGGSSLRDHIQTDGSLGYFQHSFSVYDREAEPCSTPGCGGTVARIVQAGRSSFYCASCQS; the protein is encoded by the coding sequence ATGCCGGAATTACCAGAGGTCGAAACCGTCAGGCGCGGGCTTGCTCCCTCCATGGAAGGCGCGCTGCTCGCTGAACTGGAGTTGCGCCGCAACGATCTGCGCTTTCCCTTTCCGGCCGAGTTTTCACGCCTTGTCTCCGGCCGCGGCATCACGTCGCTGTCGCGGCGCGCGAAATATCTGCTGATTGATCTCGACGACGGCATGACGATCGTATCGCATCTCGGCATGTCCGGTTCCTTTCGGGTCGAAAGCGATGCCGCCGCCGAGGCGCCCGGCACATTTCACCATCCGCGCTCCAAGGACGAGAAGCATGATCACGTCGTCTTCCATCTGAAGGGCGCCAACGGCAGCGCGCGCGTCATCTACAATGATCCCCGCCGCTTCGGCTTCATGGACATCGTCCGGCGTGCAGATCTCGCCAGCCATCCCTCCTTCCGCGATCTTGGCCCGGAGCCGACCGGCAATGAATTGAGCGCCGATTATCTGGCCGAACGCTTCTCGGGCAAGGCGCAGCCGCTGAAGAGCGCGCTGCTCGACCAGAAGAATATCGCCGGACTCGGCAATATATATGTGTGCGAGGCATTGTGGCGTTCGCATCTGTCGCCGCTGCGGGCCGCTGGGACATTGGTGAGCGAAGCCGGCATGCCGAAAGAGGAATTGCTTCGGCTGGTCGTCGCGATCCGCGAGGTCATCGCCGATGCCATAGCCGCCGGCGGCTCGTCATTGCGTGATCATATCCAGACGGATGGTTCGCTCGGTTATTTCCAGCATTCTTTTTCCGTCTACGACCGCGAGGCTGAGCCTTGCAGCACGCCCGGTTGCGGCGGTACGGTCGCCCGCATCGTCCAGGCGGGGCGCTCTTCTTTCTATTGCGCCTCCTGCCAGAGCTAA
- a CDS encoding enoyl-CoA hydratase translates to MAYETLIIETHGPVGLIRLNRPQALNALNSTVLAELKQAYGAFHADETIGAIVLTGSEKAFAAGADIKEMQPLEFADVYKGDFISGWDEIAKARKPVIAAVGGFALGGGCELAMMCDFIIAADTAKFGQPEITLGIIPGMGGSQRLTRAVGKAKAMDMILTGRMMDAAEAERSGLVSRVVPADKLLDEALAAAAKIASLSRPSVLMAKEAVNRALETTLEEGLRFERRLFHSLFATEDQKEGMAAFIEKRKPVFKNR, encoded by the coding sequence ATGGCCTATGAAACCTTGATCATCGAAACGCACGGGCCTGTCGGTCTCATCAGGCTCAATCGGCCGCAGGCGCTGAATGCGCTGAATTCGACGGTGCTCGCCGAACTGAAGCAGGCCTACGGCGCTTTTCACGCCGATGAGACGATCGGCGCAATCGTGCTGACGGGCTCGGAAAAGGCTTTTGCCGCCGGCGCCGATATCAAGGAAATGCAGCCGCTCGAATTCGCCGATGTCTATAAGGGCGATTTCATCAGCGGTTGGGACGAGATCGCCAAGGCGCGCAAGCCCGTCATCGCTGCCGTCGGCGGCTTTGCGCTCGGCGGCGGCTGCGAGCTCGCCATGATGTGCGACTTCATCATTGCCGCCGATACGGCAAAGTTCGGCCAGCCGGAGATCACGCTCGGCATCATCCCCGGCATGGGCGGTTCGCAGCGCCTGACGCGCGCCGTCGGCAAGGCGAAGGCGATGGATATGATCCTGACCGGCCGGATGATGGATGCGGCCGAAGCGGAGCGTTCGGGTCTGGTGTCCCGCGTCGTGCCGGCCGACAAGCTCCTCGATGAGGCGCTTGCCGCCGCCGCCAAGATCGCCTCGCTGTCGCGCCCCTCGGTGCTGATGGCCAAGGAGGCGGTCAACCGGGCGCTGGAGACGACGCTGGAAGAGGGCCTGCGCTTCGAGCGCCGGCTTTTCCATAGCCTGTTTGCCACCGAGGATCAGAAGGAAGGCATGGCGGCCTTCATCGAGAAGCGCAAACCTGTCTTCAAGAACAGGTGA
- the rpsT gene encoding 30S ribosomal protein S20, translating into MANTSSAKKATRKIARRTEVNKARRSRVRTFVRQVEEAIASGDADRAKEAFLVAQPELARAATKGVLHANTASRKVSRLAKRVKALSAPTA; encoded by the coding sequence ATGGCCAATACCAGCTCGGCGAAAAAAGCGACCCGCAAGATCGCCCGCCGCACCGAAGTCAACAAGGCTCGTCGCTCGCGCGTTCGCACTTTCGTCCGCCAGGTCGAAGAAGCCATCGCATCGGGTGATGCGGATCGTGCGAAGGAAGCCTTCCTCGTAGCGCAGCCGGAACTGGCTCGCGCTGCCACCAAGGGCGTCCTGCATGCCAACACCGCTTCCCGCAAGGTCTCGCGTCTTGCCAAGCGCGTGAAGGCACTTTCGGCTCCGACCGCGTAA
- the dnaA gene encoding chromosomal replication initiator protein DnaA, with product MQMITRTTGALENGDNAQQAFSAVCLEAAGEKGDMKHNVLFERVSARLKAQVGPDVYASWFARLKLHSVSKSVVRLTVPTTFLKSWINNRYLDLITNLFQAEDAEILKVEILVRTATRHGAKPCADEHVAAPEAASVAPIRRPVAQPAGQVVAQTVSAAAAARPATVGAPLFGSPLDSRFTFDTFVEGSSNRVGLAAAKTIAEAGSGAVRFNPLFVHATVGLGKTHLLQAIANAAVQNPRGLRVVYLTAEYFMWRFATAIRDNDALTLKDSLRNIDLLIIDDMQFLQGKMIQHEFCHLLNMLLDSAKQVVVAADRAPWELESLDPRVRSRLQGGVAIEVEAPDYEMRLEILKRRLDAARQDDPSLEIPAELLSHVARNVTASGRELEGAFNQLIFRRSFEPNLTVERVDELLAHLVGSGEPRRVRIEDIQRIVARHYNVSRQELVSNRRTRVIVKPRQIAMYLSKTLTPRSFPEIGRRFGGRDHTTVLHAVRKIEELISGDSKLSHEIELLKRLINE from the coding sequence ATGCAAATGATTACGAGAACGACGGGTGCGTTGGAGAATGGGGACAATGCACAGCAGGCGTTCAGTGCGGTTTGCCTTGAAGCGGCGGGGGAAAAAGGAGACATGAAGCATAACGTATTGTTCGAGCGTGTCAGTGCACGCTTGAAGGCTCAGGTCGGTCCGGATGTTTATGCTAGCTGGTTTGCACGGCTGAAGCTGCACTCGGTATCGAAGAGCGTCGTACGGCTGACTGTTCCGACGACGTTTCTGAAGTCCTGGATCAACAATCGTTATCTCGATCTGATCACCAACCTGTTCCAGGCAGAAGATGCTGAAATCCTGAAGGTTGAGATTCTTGTGCGCACGGCGACCCGTCATGGTGCGAAGCCCTGTGCGGACGAACATGTCGCGGCTCCAGAGGCGGCTTCGGTGGCGCCGATCCGCCGCCCGGTTGCCCAGCCTGCCGGTCAGGTCGTTGCCCAGACGGTTAGTGCTGCAGCCGCCGCCCGCCCGGCGACCGTGGGCGCGCCGCTGTTCGGCTCGCCGCTCGATTCCCGCTTTACCTTCGATACCTTTGTCGAGGGCAGCTCGAACCGCGTCGGCCTTGCCGCCGCCAAGACGATTGCCGAAGCCGGCTCCGGCGCCGTGCGGTTCAATCCGCTCTTCGTCCACGCGACGGTCGGCCTCGGCAAGACCCACCTTTTGCAGGCGATCGCCAATGCCGCCGTGCAGAACCCGCGCGGGCTGCGTGTCGTCTATTTGACGGCGGAATATTTCATGTGGCGCTTCGCCACCGCCATCCGCGATAATGATGCGCTGACCCTGAAGGACTCGCTGCGCAACATCGATCTCCTGATCATCGACGACATGCAGTTCCTGCAGGGCAAGATGATCCAGCACGAGTTCTGCCATCTGCTCAATATGCTGCTCGACAGCGCCAAGCAGGTCGTCGTTGCCGCCGACCGCGCGCCTTGGGAGCTGGAATCGCTTGATCCGCGCGTGCGTTCGCGTCTGCAGGGCGGTGTCGCCATCGAGGTCGAGGCGCCAGACTACGAGATGCGTCTCGAAATCCTCAAGCGCCGCCTGGATGCCGCCCGTCAGGACGATCCGTCGCTGGAAATTCCGGCCGAACTTCTCTCGCATGTCGCCCGCAATGTGACGGCAAGCGGCCGTGAGCTGGAAGGCGCTTTCAACCAACTGATCTTCCGCCGTTCTTTCGAGCCGAATTTGACGGTCGAGCGCGTCGACGAGCTGTTGGCCCATCTGGTCGGCTCCGGCGAGCCGCGCCGGGTGCGCATCGAGGACATCCAGCGTATCGTGGCGCGTCACTACAATGTCTCTCGCCAGGAGCTGGTGTCCAATCGCCGCACCCGCGTCATCGTCAAGCCGCGCCAGATCGCCATGTATCTGTCGAAGACGCTGACGCCGCGCTCCTTCCCGGAGATCGGCCGCCGCTTTGGTGGTCGTGACCATACGACCGTGCTGCATGCGGTGCGCAAGATCGAGGAGCTGATTTCCGGTGACAGCAAGCTGTCGCATGAAATCGAGCTGTTGAAGCGTCTGATCAACGAATAA